A window of Chrysoperla carnea chromosome 3, inChrCarn1.1, whole genome shotgun sequence genomic DNA:
TTGTACATCGgtcaactgaaaaaaatttatatggattaaaaacGAATCAGTCTCTATTTAATGtctagaaatttaaaacaaacaattttcagCTGAATATGCTAAAAATCAACACGGTCTAAAGTTCGTAGGGCTTGTCATGTAAGTACTGTTGCAACTTATATGAGCCAGAGTTTTGTTAATGAGGTTACAAggtaatacatatttaaaaaaatatggtttagaaaatgaatttaagctacgattaattagaaaaaataactatagTTGCAAACTCTTTCTTGTTGAAACTTACTCGAAATTTTGAATCAGAATGAATGAGAATtcataaaaactaaacaaattatgattaatttgaaCCGGACAAAAGCGGCTAAAATATACTCCGAACCAAACAAGAAGATGTTATACGTTTGTCCGCTATGTGAGCGTgtgagtctgtctgtctgttgcacgtaacgcctaaacggaagaaacgattttgattttgattattgttttattttgttgaaagataatttaatagagagtgttcttagctatgttttaagagcgagtttagggttccggaCCCGGAACAAAAATCAATaatcgaagattttcaaaatcggttcagtttgaagaagACTCTaaagaaaagataatttaatgcagagtgttcttagatatgtttcaagtgtgagtttaaggttctgtattcgaaaaatttgttgggggttatttaaattttgtaaatttcactcaGTTTTCATGTATAAGTACTCATAACCTTTTACAGAGTAGTCCGATTTTGATAATCCTTTTCTTATTGGATAGGGTAAATTTCGAAATTGGTTCCAtataaatttggataaaaaattccTATCCTAACGGTGGGAAAAGGGGTGATTTATTGTTCACTCACAGATTTTAATACTGAGTTGTTTATGTGTTACAAAAActcactaaaaagtataaaataatatttttttgcaaaaaatagaatcgacgaaaaatgtacaaaaaagtaagaaataattttttctactcATATCAATTTTAGAGAGCAATTAAGTTTTGAATTTGACGtgaatgaatcaatttttagttAAAGATATATGGTTAGCGGCGACTTTAAAACGTAATGGCGCATAAGGAAATTATTGCTTTGAGTCGgtactattaaaattatattttacatttttcgttgcatcaatttgttgcaaaaaattttataaacaaataatttccattcaaatcgaaaacaaaaattgatatcatGTTGAACACTTTTTCAAAAGAATCTCTTAAGaaagtcaaaaaattttgataaaaacgtaACAGATTTGCTACGAAGATATTTATCTTATCGACTTCAAATGTTCGATTTATATAGGTTACGATGAATGGTAACATTCGATTTCAAATATTCGACTTATAGAGGTTACAATGAATGAGAACATTAAACTTAAAATGAATCTATGAAAATTCAAGAGATCAAGTTATTCGAAAATCAAGCTTCTtctgagacaaaaaaaaaaaaaacaaacttactGGTGGAGCTGCAGATGCAATAAATAGTCGAGAAAAATATAACGGCCACGATCTAGCCAATTCAATCAGATGTTTTTTAACATGAGTTCTATGTGATTCTTGCAAATTGTTTGGCGTCACTCCATATCCTTGAAGTACCGTGATTGCCGAACGTTTATCATTATCGGTTATTCGTAAACAAGGTGTGATATTATACACATCTttaacaatttgtaaaaatattaagtgtAATGCTTGTGGAGGATTTAATGTTTCTGCCGGTGTGAACACTTCTTTTCGAACATGTAATGACCAATTTACGCGATTGTATGTAATACATGAAACAGCTGGTGATATTTCTTgtgaattattgattttatttggtGATGGACTCTTTGGCACGTTTGCAATGGGAGCAGGCATAACAGGTTTTAAGAAGTCTGGCCAATCATCAACTAGAGACAAAGaaaccaattaattaatttaaattttaattaaaaaaatgcaatcaatTACTTACTTTCTATTTTTTCGTTGTGCTTATCGGTATTTTGTGTTTGTACGGTTGATGCTGCTGATGATTTTCGCTCCCGTTCTTGAATACTTCGGTTCATTTGATGAGTTCTAAAGGTGGGTCGTTGTACTTCATGATCATCGGACCATTTGGATTCATTTCGTTGTGGTGATGCCGATGTTTTAATCTCTCCTTCGTGATCCCATTGTTGACCATGCAAATGATCCAAATCTCGTTCATCACTTTGCATGTCCCAATTTGATGAAAATGAGCTTCGTTGTAAATTATTCGGGGTTTGGTGGACACCAAACGTGTCGTGATCTTGCCGTTTTGTCATGTATGATTCTCGTACAGGTGGTTGATGTGATGGGGGTTCAGGGGGACGGATCACTGGTGGAGGGGGAGCAGGTCCAGAAGGTGCAGGTGGTAGTGGTGTTGGACCTACTGGTGGAGGTGGGGGTGGCGGAGCATGTAACAAGGCATCTGAGTTTGTAGAACCTAgacattttttagaaaattttagaatggATACGCACTTAAGTCGAAAACACTTTTGCACTTTTGACCAAAGCTCAAAGGTTTATACTATTTGAATTTTTGGTTTTCAAAGATcgttttgctattatttttgaCGGATGACCTTTGCGCCATCTcgtgtattattttttgtaaaaagtggtTTAGCAAAAATCGTAGGAGAGCTGGTAGACATTTTTAGGTAGGTGTTCTAGGCATTCTGAAAATTCGTCAGATACTTCTCCCATAATAtcctaatacaaaaattcagACCTGCCTAGAGGGTAGCAGTGTCTTTAGAACCCCTATAAtatcaaacatttaaaattttttgttaccaaaaatatctttgatttttttatctttaatttttttaaagtaaacttaaatattgaaaaatgaagaaaataaacaattcaggTCATTGGCGAGGCATTTAAACCCTGCAAGAAgctttgtaaataaatacaaaaaaaaaatgtttgaggcaagatgaaattttataggatattgtttattattaaaaataaatactttaaaaaagatTGGTCTTTTTGGTGTGGTTTTGTAGTTTTGTAAGCATCTTGCAGGGTTACAATCTCTCGCAAATGGCATggcttgtttattttcttcattattcaatatttaagtttacaaacaaaaaattttatatgtttgataTTATAGTTGTTCTAAAGATACCGCTATTGTTCAGCTAGGTCTGCATTTCTGAATAGGATATTATGGGAAAGGTATCTGAGATCTGACGAATTACAGAATGCCTCAAACACCTACCCAAAAATGCATACCAGCTCTTGAGCTAAAACGTCATTGTCATATGTTACAAgtggaattaaataaatatttaatattaaataaaatgagtaaaaaacgATCGAATCGATAGTATTGTGTTGTTAATTGTGAAAACACATCCAGTAATAATCAAGAATTGCAATTTTACCGTTTTCCTGGATATTCCGATGAATTAGAGAGAAaccaaaaccacaaaataaaacaCGAGATGGCGTTCTACTTTCCTAGAGTATAATTGACAACTTCTTACCAAGGAGTTCATAACTTCATACCAATGAGCTCTGGTTCAAAGTAAAAGATAAATTGTCAGCTGTATATAACTTCATGTGATCTTACCAGTATCCCAAGCTCGATTCGCTCCAGCAAGCTGTTGTTCTAGCATCATTCGTCTTGTATCTTCAAGTTTATTAACTGTTCGTTGAGGTTTCTCTTTATTACTTGTCGAACGCACAGAATGATTAGCTGTTACTTGTTCTAAACGTTGTCGCATTTCTGAACTAAGTTTAAGTTTTCCTACGCTGCCAGGTGTTGGTCGAGATGCTCCAACTTCAAATGAACGTCTTGACGATTGTCGTGCACCTAAAATATAGAATTGTAagattttttacttcaaaaacgatttaaaaaaattaaaaataatttacctgGGGTGTTTGATGATTGACGATCTATTGCTGACATATCGAGTTCATCCCAATCAACACTCGATGTCGTATCATCCACGTAATTATGATGATCATTTCCATCTGGTGAGTTGGCTGAGTTTGGAGAATTTGGTGAATTCATTCTAGAATGTTGTTCTTTGGATGGTGTCATTTTTCGTTGTTGGTTAATTTTGAATTGCATAAAATCACCATTTTCAGTTACGGCATTACCATCTTGAGGCGGTGGCCATCGCCATTTTCCAATTCTTACTGTTTTAGCCCGTCCATACGGATCAAGGAATGGCCGTACTTCAGAAGGATCGCTTAGATTTAATGGTGGTGGCATAGGTGGTGGAGGTGGTGGTACGACACCACCTCTTGAACTGTCATTACTagcttttcttatttttaaatctatagGTGGTGTTGGACGCCCACTTCGTGAACTTAAACGTCTGTTTGGAGAATTAGATACTGGTGTTGATGTTACAGGGCTTTGTGCTAATTCCATATCTGGATTTTGTTGAGTTAAGAGTTGTTGTAGTGCTTGATTTTGGGCTAGCAACTGTTGttgaatttgtatattttgagcCATAGCAGATTGTAAAAAGGCGCGTTGAAGATTTTGTTGATATGCCGCAGAATCAGGCGATTGACCATTGGTTGGCATATTTATGCCTTGCATGTTAAATATTGGCATAAAACCACCATTTTCCGCTGGTTGTGTTCCTATTATTGGCATCATTAACGGTTGTGGTGATAAGATGGTTGGAGCTATCGGAGAATAGGGAAAGCTGGCTGCTGGAGACGCTGTACTTCCATTGTGTTGAGGTTTCGTACCTCCTCCTTTAATACAATCAACTATATTATCATTATCGGTTAGACTCTTCAAACTAGAATCGATAGTTATTGGTTTGAAGAAATCGTCTAAATATTTGtcataagaataatttttgtctttctGTCCACCTCCACGAATACTGGCTGCTAATGATCTAGCATCACTTAGTTCATCTAAATTACCATCAAGAACTGGACTAAATAATTCGTCCAAAAATTGATCTACATCAGATGCTTGGCTAGGTACTCTTACTCTTCGTACGTGACTTGCTAAAGATGGTGCTTCACTTGTGTCTGATAATGCTGAGCTCCGAGCACCAGGTTCAGATTTTTCAATGTGTGCACGACTAGAATGGGATCCTGGTGGAGCCTTTTTACCTGCATATTGTGATTTAATATAACGTGGGGCTGATGAACCTCTATTTGAAGATGCAGCTCCAACACTAGATATGTCTGGATACTCAAAGTCCATTTCTTGTTTGTATGACATATTTGAAATAGCTAAAACTGGCTCAATCGGATTTAATTTTTCTGAGCTCCGGTATCtttcattcaattttgattgtgatAATCCAAGTCCAGAAAGAGCTGGGGAAGACGAATCTAGCAAATTGTCCAAGCTTCTGGAGCGTGttctttcattttcaaaatatctttcaTTTAAAGCTGAATTCCTAGATAAAATTTCCTGAGATGATTTTCTTTGAATGACTTCTTGTACTGGTGCTTCTCGTGAAATTTTTCTTGGAGTTGGTACCACAGGAGGAGCTGGCGGTGGTGCTTGAGGTCGTTTAATTTCTGGGGAATTTTCAGGTTTCTTTGGCACTTTTAAGAGTTCTGATCGCTCAGCTGGGAAAGCTGGACATAATTCTAATTCACTTATTAAATCTAATACGTAATCGTAGCCATTTGTGTCTGTTACATATCCTGAATCATCTAAAACAATGCTCCAGCCATCTGAACTCACATTTAAAGATGAAATTGCAGCTGAAGCAACTTCGTCACAAGTGCTCCAAGAATCAATAGCAATCGTCATTTGCTGTCCATCAGGTAAAATTACTGGTAATGCCATGTCCGCATGATGCCGAATACTTCTCCATTCCAATAAACTCGGTGGTAATGATCTAGCTCTAGGAGCTTTGCGCATAGAACGGACTAGTTTTCTTTGTAAGAGTGATTTTTGACCGGAGGCCGCATGATCactgataaattttaataagtatttCCCTAAAGATGGGCTAGGTGCAAATGAACTAAGACAATGAGCCATTAATTGCCATATTCGTTCTGCTTGATCGTTTTTCCAAGCTTGATTACACAGTTGAACTAGTAATTCGTCGCGAAGACCTCGAGAACCAAGCCCTTTATGTGCTACATAATCTGCTAAGGCTTTTTCTCGAGCTCCATTTAATTGAGGATCATTACTCCAGcgtaaaataagtttaaataaagcAACTGAATCATGAAAATCTTGATCTCGAGCTGCTGCTTTTGACAAGAAAGGTGCTGTGATAGGTTCTCTACGTACACCTAATTCCgaacctaaaaaaatatttctttagttTATACATTCAGTAACTtaaataacttcataaatacCTTTAAAATAAACGGAGCAAAACTTTCCAAAAGTAAATTGTTCCAAATCTGGAGGTAATGTAATTGGAAGTAATGTACCAGTAACACCTccaacaacttttattaaattgcgCTCAGTATGTGCAGGTTTAAATCCTTCCAGTTTAGAGAATATAAAAGCTAATTCTGCAGGAATTTCTAAATGATGAACTGCTGCACGTTGTGTATCACGGACCGCTCGTTGTTTAGCACGTTCACGTGCATCTTTTTGTGCCATCCATTCTTTCTTTCGATATGCATATCGTTTTCGTTCTATTTTTCCGCGATATAAAGCTTGAACTTTAACAGTGGCTTTTCTTAACTTCATAAATTCTTTCCTTTGTTTATGACCCcgccaatttttttgtattgataatGCAGCCTTTTTCATCGATAGATATTTACGCCTTGCTAGACGTCTGCGTATATGCTTTTGTATAGTTACTGCTGCGTTTCTCAACACTTCAGCGCGTACAGCTTCTAGGCGTCGATGTAACGCTTCTCGTAAAAATACTCTTGTGGCACCTAACTGGTAATCAGGACCGGGAGCTCCAGTAGGTGGTTGTGCATCCAACACCGATCTGCACAAATCACGATATGGAGCGCCTCTTAAACATTTCCCACTTAACAAATATCTAAATCTTTCcacaaaaagttgaaatttaatcCTGGTTGGATAGCCACATTGCcgtattttaattgtttctaaCATTCCAGAATATCGTAATTGTTGTAAAACTACTGGCATGTCAAATTTCATGGCTGCTTTTTCGGAGTTTGGTTTTATACATCTAATGAACCATGGATTACAGCGACCCATTGATTCTAACAATTGTTGTAAACTATCGCTGAAACGTGCAGCTACTGTTGGAGTACGAGGTTTCATTGTAACAAATCGTCCATTTGAACTTCGTGGTAAAGTTCTAGATTGAGCTTCAATTAATAATGGTCTAGCAACTGTATTTACTAAAGGTTCTCTACTGGAGGCTAAGAGCTCCACAACATCTAAGCGTAAAGCATCgcgatttttatccaaaaatccTTCAACTGAATACCATACTTGTCCCGCAAAATGCCGAATCtaaatcatgaaaaatatatgaaattttgaatttttactttttatgaaaTCCTAAAACGATACTTACCCCAAATTCATGACCTCCAACTCTTGGACGACAATAATGTTCGTTAAGAGCATGGTTATAgtgacatttttctaaaaatgatgcATCCGAAGCTCTTGGAAAATTACTTTCATCAtctagtaaatgtaaaattccGACCGGTTTTTTTCCAAGTAAGTGTATTATTGGAGAATTATCTGTCCATCCCATATTTGTCCATTCTAAACGTTCCCTTGCATATTCTTGCTGTTCCAActtaaaaacatgtttattaaaatataactgGAGTGATTCTGATGCATAATTGATACACAATTGTTCAAATGAATTTTCTATCAAATCCTCAAATCCAAAAATATCCAGTAAACAAATTCTAGATGCATCGTGTAATCCCCCTCTTTGGACGATAGAGTTTACTCGCGTTACTAGCCAATTAAATAACGCTGAATAAAGTGCTTTGGCAAAAGCGTCTCGAGCATCTAAGGCTTGATCAATTCCTAAAGGCGATTGTACACGTTCTCCTCGAGCTTCTGTTAATCTAGATGTCAATGCTCTTTGTAAACCACTTGCTGAAATTTGCAAAAGATGTGCAGCCCACTTTATTTCTGCATCGGAACCAACCTAAAAAATGTGTTTACAATGAAAATGTTCTACTTATTTAATGTAAGTAAGTAACTTACTTCAACTCCTTCTTGACCGTGACGTAGCTGTCTtcgatgaaaataaatattacccaAATGTAAGACCGAAGCTAAAATTCGTATAATTCCATCACGTTCAGCTTCTCCAACACCCAAAACTTGCATGGCGCTTAAAAGGGCTGACCAATCAGGACCACCTTGCCCAGGAGCACAATCACCACCAccctgatttaaataaaaatatttttctgcgtCCAATAACCCATATTTCTCCTTATCTGTGTTTGATAAGCCTCCAAGCAGCTCATAAAATACATGATAATTTCTTTCACCTTGAGCTTGTGTAATAATTCTTGATTTTTCCAAAAGATACTGTGTTACTTTAGCACCAACAATTGATCCATTTTTGAAGTATACTTCAAGGTATTTACCAAATCTTGAACTATTATCGTTGCGTGCCGTACGAGCATTACCGAAAGCTTCTAAAAGAGGTGCAGCTTCTAAAATTTGTTCTGTTACTAATGCTTGTCCACGAGCGGCTGGTGCAACAGCAGCTAAATATTGCATCACTAATTTTGTAGACTCTGTTTTTCCTGACCCACTTTCTCCACTGATAACAACTACTTGTGGATTAGGTAAAGATGCATGTGCTGCAGATCCGATTGCAAATAAATGCGGTGGCAATTCACCAAGCAATCGATCACGATATCTTTGTGCAGCTTCGAGGCCATAACTTGAATCAAACATTCTGTATGGATTTACGGCCACTAAAATACTGCCAGCGTA
This region includes:
- the LOC123296889 gene encoding unconventional myosin-XV, which codes for MSSIGGISNSLMDWTTGELVWFDPGLGHWLPGEILEAHKPSGTLTIQALINGKPQTFALTSESEGSVRRRQDLGTNGIEDLTQLSDLHEAALLWNLKIRYDKQLIYTYAGSILVAVNPYRMFDSSYGLEAAQRYRDRLLGELPPHLFAIGSAAHASLPNPQVVVISGESGSGKTESTKLVMQYLAAVAPAARGQALVTEQILEAAPLLEAFGNARTARNDNSSRFGKYLEVYFKNGSIVGAKVTQYLLEKSRIITQAQGERNYHVFYELLGGLSNTDKEKYGLLDAEKYFYLNQGGGDCAPGQGGPDWSALLSAMQVLGVGEAERDGIIRILASVLHLGNIYFHRRQLRHGQEGVEVGSDAEIKWAAHLLQISASGLQRALTSRLTEARGERVQSPLGIDQALDARDAFAKALYSALFNWLVTRVNSIVQRGGLHDASRICLLDIFGFEDLIENSFEQLCINYASESLQLYFNKHVFKLEQQEYARERLEWTNMGWTDNSPIIHLLGKKPVGILHLLDDESNFPRASDASFLEKCHYNHALNEHYCRPRVGGHEFGIRHFAGQVWYSVEGFLDKNRDALRLDVVELLASSREPLVNTVARPLLIEAQSRTLPRSSNGRFVTMKPRTPTVAARFSDSLQQLLESMGRCNPWFIRCIKPNSEKAAMKFDMPVVLQQLRYSGMLETIKIRQCGYPTRIKFQLFVERFRYLLSGKCLRGAPYRDLCRSVLDAQPPTGAPGPDYQLGATRVFLREALHRRLEAVRAEVLRNAAVTIQKHIRRRLARRKYLSMKKAALSIQKNWRGHKQRKEFMKLRKATVKVQALYRGKIERKRYAYRKKEWMAQKDARERAKQRAVRDTQRAAVHHLEIPAELAFIFSKLEGFKPAHTERNLIKVVGGVTGTLLPITLPPDLEQFTFGKFCSVYFKGSELGVRREPITAPFLSKAAARDQDFHDSVALFKLILRWSNDPQLNGAREKALADYVAHKGLGSRGLRDELLVQLCNQAWKNDQAERIWQLMAHCLSSFAPSPSLGKYLLKFISDHAASGQKSLLQRKLVRSMRKAPRARSLPPSLLEWRSIRHHADMALPVILPDGQQMTIAIDSWSTCDEVASAAISSLNVSSDGWSIVLDDSGYVTDTNGYDYVLDLISELELCPAFPAERSELLKVPKKPENSPEIKRPQAPPPAPPVVPTPRKISREAPVQEVIQRKSSQEILSRNSALNERYFENERTRSRSLDNLLDSSSPALSGLGLSQSKLNERYRSSEKLNPIEPVLAISNMSYKQEMDFEYPDISSVGAASSNRGSSAPRYIKSQYAGKKAPPGSHSSRAHIEKSEPGARSSALSDTSEAPSLASHVRRVRVPSQASDVDQFLDELFSPVLDGNLDELSDARSLAASIRGGGQKDKNYSYDKYLDDFFKPITIDSSLKSLTDNDNIVDCIKGGGTKPQHNGSTASPAASFPYSPIAPTILSPQPLMMPIIGTQPAENGGFMPIFNMQGINMPTNGQSPDSAAYQQNLQRAFLQSAMAQNIQIQQQLLAQNQALQQLLTQQNPDMELAQSPVTSTPVSNSPNRRLSSRSGRPTPPIDLKIRKASNDSSRGGVVPPPPPPMPPPLNLSDPSEVRPFLDPYGRAKTVRIGKWRWPPPQDGNAVTENGDFMQFKINQQRKMTPSKEQHSRMNSPNSPNSANSPDGNDHHNYVDDTTSSVDWDELDMSAIDRQSSNTPGARQSSRRSFEVGASRPTPGSVGKLKLSSEMRQRLEQVTANHSVRSTSNKEKPQRTVNKLEDTRRMMLEQQLAGANRAWDTGSTNSDALLHAPPPPPPPVGPTPLPPAPSGPAPPPPVIRPPEPPSHQPPVRESYMTKRQDHDTFGVHQTPNNLQRSSFSSNWDMQSDERDLDHLHGQQWDHEGEIKTSASPQRNESKWSDDHEVQRPTFRTHQMNRSIQERERKSSAASTVQTQNTDKHNEKIEIDDWPDFLKPVMPAPIANVPKSPSPNKINNSQEISPAVSCITYNRVNWSLHVRKEVFTPAETLNPPQALHLIFLQIVKDVYNITPCLRITDNDKRSAITVLQGYGVTPNNLQESHRTHVKKHLIELARSWPLYFSRLFIASAAPPLTDVQIVSVSHWGIHLVRRDSNNTLRIICSWGLAELSGCSAPRPATVCLDVRGHPARVTLHTTYASQLTDMINKFCNEYRQIHPMLNQQPRSNLSTPVTSKADDGKPQHLPPGAKPAIGSPASNGGAVATAVAAAAAEVRARSPLLRNSSEPPASPPPPGGKHSLLQFAMQHFNNSPELEVLKMDASIKSKEKRKEWTWKQQTDLVKWQGTPLTTPLLRLESLLVPLALECFECILRYCGDLPPGPNGSPDEVRCVYTVLMHCHKHIPLRDEVYCQLMKQTTSNKSTNPDSCQRAWRLLSIVAAYFACSDSLTPFLSEHLSAAAADKRRACHGTAAVCLANLRKTQRCGGRKNVPSVEEVTAVSAGRSARRQIYRLPGGAERVVNTRCSTVVADVITELCNVIGVNEESEQQEFSLYCIVQGDAFTMPLAADEYILDVTTELHKAAQPFYLIFCRSVWYHPLRQDATPFYTEVLFNQVAPDYLEGLLLRLGNGTAPTPSDVRDMALVAALLHRAADLQHVPALKEVKFLLPRPVLGLREPSPQQWLGLVQNAWPQVALLSPTISKRQALHVLATWPLFGSSFFAVKRVVGPDAATWRDHILALNRNGVHFLDLATHETVQHWPFAEVISTRKVRSEDGALFLDMKCGSLLQQRVTRLQTEQAHEISRLVRQYITLEQANAATNGL